One region of Pseudomonas glycinae genomic DNA includes:
- a CDS encoding spore coat U domain-containing protein: MARHGGAVLFLLCAGSLPLPLAAVTSQSFQVSATVTPGCLVVGGVSNYGGLNFGSRSALATGTVQVALTGGVTLQCTPGVALNMTVDGGQYNSGGRRMQISGGSAKVAYALFRDAAYSQSLGIGQSVAVAYSDANNISLPIYGQVQLPGNQPGGTYSDVLQVQLSW; encoded by the coding sequence ATGGCCCGGCATGGCGGTGCGGTGCTGTTTCTGTTGTGTGCGGGCAGCTTGCCGCTGCCGTTGGCGGCGGTGACCAGCCAGAGCTTTCAGGTCAGTGCCACAGTGACACCGGGCTGTCTGGTGGTGGGGGGCGTATCGAACTATGGCGGGCTGAATTTCGGTTCGCGTTCGGCGCTGGCCACCGGTACGGTTCAGGTCGCATTGACCGGTGGTGTCACGCTGCAATGCACGCCGGGGGTGGCGCTGAACATGACGGTCGATGGCGGCCAGTACAACAGCGGCGGGCGACGCATGCAGATAAGCGGAGGCAGCGCGAAGGTGGCGTATGCGCTGTTTCGCGATGCGGCATACAGCCAGAGCCTGGGCATCGGTCAGAGTGTGGCGGTGGCCTACAGCGATGCGAACAACATCAGTCTGCCGATCTACGGACAGGTGCAATTGCCGGGCAATCAGCCCGGGGGGACATACAGCGATGTGTTGCAGGTGCAGCTGTCGTGGTGA
- a CDS encoding spore coat U domain-containing protein: MRTIASRIGLSLLGLTLASSVNAATTVTGQITSSLILISSCQVNGSGGSTGLNFGALNFGTANSLFTTATGQVLGGGGGALSILCSAGTTPTVKVRAGAHDGLSPGGTRALYDGVANYVPYDLYTDAGHSQLLAIDGVINLAASTGVAQTVNIYGQAVGKAGLPAGTYTDTISVELTF; this comes from the coding sequence ATGCGTACGATTGCATCAAGGATAGGTTTGTCGCTGCTCGGCCTGACGCTCGCTTCCAGCGTCAATGCCGCCACCACGGTCACCGGCCAGATCACCTCCAGCCTGATCCTGATCAGCAGTTGCCAGGTCAACGGTTCCGGCGGTTCGACCGGGCTGAACTTCGGTGCGTTGAACTTCGGCACCGCCAACAGTCTGTTCACCACGGCCACCGGCCAGGTGCTGGGCGGCGGGGGCGGGGCGCTGTCGATCCTGTGCTCGGCCGGCACCACCCCAACGGTCAAGGTTCGGGCCGGCGCCCATGACGGGCTCTCGCCGGGAGGTACTCGCGCACTGTACGACGGGGTCGCCAACTACGTGCCGTATGACCTGTACACCGACGCCGGACACTCGCAGTTGCTGGCCATCGACGGGGTGATCAACCTCGCCGCCAGCACCGGTGTGGCGCAGACCGTGAACATCTACGGTCAGGCGGTGGGCAAGGCCGGGCTGCCGGCGGGCACGTATACCGACACGATTTCCGTCGAACTGACGTTCTAG